The sequence TAAGAGCCATTAGTTTTTTCCGTATAAAAAAGGAAATTAAAAAATGAGAAACATCGTATTTAATCCTATTTCAATGTATTTAAAGGATATCTCGAAATTAGGATTATTAGACAGGGAAGAAGAGATAGAATTGGCAAGGAGGATTAGAAAGGGTGATAAAGAGGCCGAGAGGAGATTAGTGGAGGGAAGTCTCCGTTTTGTTGTCAGTATCGCGAATAGATACAGGGGGCAGGCCGTTCCTTTAAGCGATTTAATTAATGAGGGGAATATTGGATTAATAAGGGCA is a genomic window of Nitrospinota bacterium containing:
- a CDS encoding sigma-70 family RNA polymerase sigma factor, with protein sequence MRNIVFNPISMYLKDISKLGLLDREEEIELARRIRKGDKEAERRLVEGSLRFVVSIANRYRGQAVPLSDLINEGNIGLIRAAKKFDPTKGIKFITYAVWWIRTSIRHALAKQQG